Sequence from the Candidatus Nealsonbacteria bacterium genome:
AAAAATTTTCTTTTCCCAAAACAGAAAACCGCCAATTCAAATTTTCGCCCAAAATTCCTTATGATTTGGTCGTCGAGCGAAGCGAGGCGACCCACAAATCGTTGACTTTTTCTCGGTGGTGCCCGAGGTGGGACTCGAACCCACAAGAGATTGCTCTCACAAGATTTTAAGTCTTGCGTGTATACCATTCCACCACCCGGGCAATAAGGCTCAATTTTTAAGGCCGCGGCGAGATTTGCACTCGCGTTAGAGGATTTGCAGTCCCCCGCCTTAGGCTACTTGGCTACGCGGCCAAAAGTTTTATCTGTTTAAATACAGTATTCTATCTTATTTTTCTTCTTTTTTCAATTTTCCGAGAATTTCCTCAATTTGACCGGCTTGAAAAGTTTTTTCTTCTTTGATAAATTCTATCCTTGGAATTATTTTTATTTTTAGACGTTTATTAAGAATTTGCTGAAGATGATAAATTTCTCTATTTAAAATTCGGAAAATTTTATGTGATTGTTCTTCGGGAATAACGCTTATATATATTTTCGCCCGATAAAAATCAACCGAGGCCTCAGCTCGGGTAACGGTTGCCAAAACTCCCGGAGGAAATTCCATTTCTCGCAAAATAATTTGGGATATTTCTTTCCTTAAAAGTTGATTAATCTTTTGAAGACGTAAATTCATAACTTAACAAAATATCATTTTCCTGAACCTTTGTTTCTCCTTCAAATAATATTCCCGCTTCTTCTCCCTTGGGGACAATCTCGGCATCTTTTTTATTTTTCTGAAGATTGACCATTTTACCTTGTCCTATTTTTTCTTCATTTCTAAAAATCTCAAGCAGTGTCCCTTTTTTTATTTTGCCCTCTATAACCTTTCCGCCAATAATTTGGCGGTTCTTTTCGGTTAAAAAAATAATCAGGGCTTTCATTTTTCCCAAATCGGTCCTGATTATTGTCGGCTTTGTCATTTTTTCTATTAAATTTCTAACTCCCTCAACCAGTTCGTAAATCACCTCAAAAGTTATTATTTTTATTTTCTCCCTTTCGGCTAAATTTTTAATAATAGGGTTGGCTTTCACTCTAAAGCCCAAAATTCTGGCTTTGGCACTTTTGGCTAATTTAATATCATTTTCATTTATCTGACCAACTTCAGATTTTAAAATCCTTAAGACAATTTCTTTTTTGGGAAATTCTTTCAAAATATTTTCAATTGCCTCCAAAGAACCCAAAACATCTGCTTTTAAAATTAAATTCCAAACTTTTTGCTCGGGTAAAATTTCTAAGACCTCGGAAACTTTTTGTTCTTTTTTCTCTAAGTAATTTTGGGCGGTTTCAATGTTTTCAAAGGTCTGAAAATTTTCTCCGGCTTTGGCAACCTCTTGAAAACCAACAACCACAGCCGGATCGCCAGGTAAAACCTCTAAAATAATCTTTCCTTTAAAATCTTCCAAGATTTTTATTTTGCCAAAGCAAGAACTTGTCCCGACAACATCTTCTCTTTTTAAAATTCCTTGATTTAAAATTAAAGTGGCAACCGGTCCTCTTTTGTTATCTAAATAAGATTCAATAATAATACCTTTGGCTGGTTTTGAAATGGGGGCTTTTAGTTCTTCCATTTCAGCCACCAATAATATTAATTCCAAAAGGTCTTGTATCCCTTGGCCGGTTTTGGCTGAAACCATAATTGAAGGTATTTTTCCCCCCAAACCCTCAACCAAAATATCTAATTGGGCTAATTCCCTTTTGGTTTTTTCCGGATTGGTTTGGGGTTTATCAATTTTATTTAAAGCAACAATAATGGGAATGCCAGCTAATTTAGCTTGGGAAATTGCCTCTTTGGTTTGTTCTTTCGGTCCTTCACAACTATCTACGACCAAAACAGCAATGTCGGCTATTTTTGCTCCCCGAGCCCTTAAAGCGGAAAAGGCCTCATGGCCCGGGGTATCAATAAAAGTAATTTTTTTTTCGTTTTTTTTAATTTGATAAGCGCCAATGTGTTGAGTAATTATGCCTCCCGGTTTTTCCCCGGTAAATTGAAGATTGCGAATTGCTAATAATAAGCTGGTTTTTCCATGATCAATATGGCCTAAAACGACCACGACCGGTGGTTTGGTTATCTGTTCTTTGTTGTTGTTGAAATTAGTTGAATTTGGCTTTTTTCCTTGAAGCATAAAAAATTGAAATAAATTAAAAATTTATTGAACACTTTTAGTTTCTTTGGCTTTTTCTATTGCCTTTTCTTCTTCTTTTGATAAAGAATATTCTGATTTTCCATTTTTGATTGGTTTTCCGTAGACCCTGTTTCCTTCTCTGGTGTATAAACTGGTAATAACCACCCCATTATCATTTCCGTCTAAAAAAACTAAAGAAAAGCTTTGATTTCCCCCTATTTCTTGAAAAGGATTAAATCTGACCATTCCTACTTTTTTGATATCAAATAAGTTTTCTTTCTTTAATTTTTCCAATTCTTGGGAAATTTTTTCGAAATTTGTTTCTAATTGATTAAAGCGAGTTAAAATCTGGTTCAGGTTTTCTGGTTCTTTTTTCTTTTTTCTGAAAAAGTTAAACATTGAATATGATTTTATCTTTTATTTTTAATTCGTTCTGCCAATTTTTTCAGCTCGGAAAGTTTTGCTTTTGGACCCAACTGAGTTGAAATATATCCCTCATATTTATCAAAAAATATTGTCTTTTTTGCCGACATTTCTTTGAATTTTTCGGCTACTCCATGTAATGGGTAAAGTTTAATATGGGCATGGTTAATTCCCATGCCCTCCATTACCATTGCCACCCGTTTTATTCTAAAACTCTTTTCAAGAATTTTGGCAACCTTTTTTGATGCCAACATAAATTTTTGATAAACATTATTTGGCATTTCAAAAGCATAAGAATCATAATGTTTCTTTGTTAAAACCAATGTCATTCCTTTTGTGTTTGGCATTATATCTAAAATTGCCAGAAACTCATTATCTTCCCAAATTTTAGCGCAATCAATTTCTCCTTTTACAATTTTACAAAATAGGCAACTGTTTTTAATCATATATATATTAGGGTAAAGTTCGATTTCCCGGACCGATTTCAGAAGTGAGGCAATAAGTTTCAAGGCAGCTTTCGCAGGCTTGTTGGCATGGTTCCCGAACAAAGTGAGGGACAACAAGCCGAGAACGCAGGCTGTAAAATCTCGCTGGGATTTTAACAGCCGGTGACTTGAAACTTGATTGCTGAGCTTCTGATGCTTTAAGCTAAATTACGAACAAATAGGTCCGTTTTTCAGACTTTACCCTAATAATCGTAATATGCTACTTCAAATTACTTAATCAACCCCTTAAACCTTTCCCAGAGAGATGGGATAATCTCTTCTTTGATTTCTTTTTTTAATTCCCCTTTTTCTCTTTCCAGCCCTTCTTCAATGATTTCTTTTCTTTTTTCTATTTCTTCTTTAGCCCGGGGTTCAACTTCTTCTTTGAACCAGCCCTTAATTTTTGGCCAAATGTTAGCCATAAACCAGTCATACATTTTTTGCCAGATAGGCAATACTTCCTCTTTCCAGATTCTCTCCAAAATCCCCGGTAACTCTTTTGGAATCGTTTCAAGAGCTCTCTCCCCTATCTCTTTTGCTTCTTCTAAGGTTTCCGGCGGCGAGAGCGGCTGAGTCTGAGCAAAAGTTAAAATTGGCAACCAGAGCCCAACCATTATTAATATTATTAAGCCGTGTTTCACCCCGTTAGAAATTTGATTTGTCTTGAGTATCATAATAATTTATATTGTAAGCCCCGTTAATTTGGTAATTTCTAACGGGGTTTCATAATTTCTCTTTTGCTTTGATAATTCTTTTCAATGTTTTTTCTTTTCCTAATATCTCGGCTATCTCAAAGGGTCCGGCCGAGGCCTCTTTTCCGGTCAGGGCTACTCTCAGGGGCCACAAAAGATATCCCCTATCCCCCGCCTTCGCTAAAGCTTCGGCGGGCAAGCCTGCTTTTTTCGCTATTTCTTTTGAAAATTTATCTGCTTCTGGCATCAATGTTTTTTCTAAATTTTCTTTGCTCCAATCGTCAGTTTCTATTTTAGATAATATTTTTTCTAATTTGTCAAGGGCAGTTTTAATCTCATTATCGGCCATTTCTCGCCACCTTAATAAATTTTTATCATATACCCGAGCGTTAGCGAAGGGTGGAGATGAATCTTTAGATTCATCGACTTCTAATTTATCATTAAAGAAAAAATCTGTCAAGTCAATAATTTCGGATAATTTTTTTAATCTTTTTTGATAAAGAGAAATAATTTTTTCCAATTTTTCTTGAGAGATTTCTTGACCGGTTTTTTTTATTTTATATTTTGGTTTTTCTTCTTTGAAAATCTTTAAATCTTCCGGATTTCCGGGATTATTTTCTATTTGCTCAATTAAGCCCGACTTAATTAAATAAGGAAGACAGAGTTCGGTTAATTTTTCAACCGAGCGTTGACGAATATAAAAACCGTTTAAAAAATCTAATTTTTGAATATTAAAAACCGCTCCTCCTTTTTGGACTCCCTCTAAAAAAAATTCTTTTGTTAAGAGCTTTAGGGAAAAAATTTCTCTTTCATCGCCCGGATTCCAGCCCAAAAAAACCATAAAATTAATCAGAGCTTCAGGTAAATAACCGGTTTTTTTATAATCGGCAATAGATACCGCGCCGTATCTTTTACTCAATTTACTTCTATCAGGAGCTAAAATTAAAGGAAAATGAGCATATTTAATTTGAGGAAAGTCCAGGGCTTCTTGAATTAAAATTTGCTTGGGAGTATTAGAAATATGTTCTTCTCCCCGTAGAATGTGAGAAATTTTCATTTCAAAATCATCAACTACGCAGGCAAAATTATATAAAGGAGTCAATAGGTTTTTAGAAATGACGATATCGCCAAAAAAACTACTGTCAAACTCAATATCGCCCCTGATTAAATCAATAAACTTTATTTTTTTTGGCAAAACCCTGAATCTGATAACCGAGGACTTGCCCTGTTTTAAGTGTTTTTTAATTTCTTTTTGTGAGAGTTGAGAGCATTTTCCCGAGTAACGAGGCGCTTCTCCAATTGATAATCTATATTGTTTTTGAGCTTCCAATTCTTGTTCAGGGCAAAAACAATAATAGGCCTTACCCTCTTCAAGAAGTTTTTCCAAATATTTAGCATAGATGTTTAATCTTTCACTTTGTCGGTATGGTCCGTAATCTCCGCCAATGTCCGGGCCCTCATCCCATTCAATTCCAAGCCATTTTAAATTGTTAATGATATCTTCTTCAAATTCTTTCTTGGACCGCTCAATATCGGTATCTTCAATCCTTAAAACAAAAACTCCCTGATGTTTTTTGGCAAAAAGATAATTAAAAAGAGATGTCCTGCCGCTTCCGATATGCAAAAAGCCGGTCGGAGCAGGGGCAAATCTGGTTCTAACCTCGCCCGGTTTCATAAATTTAAATTTTTCTTCCATGTTTTTGCCCCGTTAGAAATTTTACACGCCTACCTTTGTTTTAAAGAAGTTGGTTTTTTAAATTTCTAACGGGGTTAAATATTCAATAATATATTCAGCAATCATTCTGCCCGCTTTTGGTTTGGCAAATTCTTTGGCTGCTTTTTTCATTTTTTCTAATTCAAGGGGTTGTTGAGAAATTAGATATTTCAGTTTTTCTAAGAAAAAACGGGGAGTAAAATTAGCTTCTTCCAGAACTGAACAAGCGCCAGTTTGAGCGTAAAGATAAGCGTTTTTAATCTGGTGTCCTTGAGAAGATTCAGCCAAAGGAATTAAAAATGCCGGTTTTCCAAGGGCGGCAATCTCAAAAATGACGCCCGACCCTGCCCGACTGACAATAATATCGCAAGCGGCAAAAGCTGACTTTAATTGCTCTTCATTCAAAAAAGGAAAGAAGTGGTAATATTTTTTTAATCCTTCTCCCAAAATTAATTTAACTTCAGATTTTATCTGGTCATAATTTCTCTTTCCGACTTGATGTAAAATTTCAAAATTTTCCAAAAGCTCGGGTAAAACTTCCAAAATCCTGTCGTTAATTCTCTGAGCGCCTTGAGAACCGCCCAGAATCAGAATAATTGGTTTTTCCATGGTTAAATTGAATAATTTTTGGGCTTCTTCTTTTTTACCTTCCAGGATTTCTTGCCGGATGGGATTGCCGACCGAAATCATTTTTTGCCGAGGGAAATATTTCATCTCTTCAACCGGAAAAGAAACAAAAATCTCTAAAGCAAATTTACTTAAAGACCTATTGGAAAGACCGGGAATTGAATCTGATTCGTGAA
This genomic interval carries:
- the rbfA gene encoding 30S ribosome-binding factor RbfA, encoding MNLRLQKINQLLRKEISQIILREMEFPPGVLATVTRAEASVDFYRAKIYISVIPEEQSHKIFRILNREIYHLQQILNKRLKIKIIPRIEFIKEEKTFQAGQIEEILGKLKKEEK
- the infB gene encoding translation initiation factor IF-2, with the translated sequence MLQGKKPNSTNFNNNKEQITKPPVVVVLGHIDHGKTSLLLAIRNLQFTGEKPGGIITQHIGAYQIKKNEKKITFIDTPGHEAFSALRARGAKIADIAVLVVDSCEGPKEQTKEAISQAKLAGIPIIVALNKIDKPQTNPEKTKRELAQLDILVEGLGGKIPSIMVSAKTGQGIQDLLELILLVAEMEELKAPISKPAKGIIIESYLDNKRGPVATLILNQGILKREDVVGTSSCFGKIKILEDFKGKIILEVLPGDPAVVVGFQEVAKAGENFQTFENIETAQNYLEKKEQKVSEVLEILPEQKVWNLILKADVLGSLEAIENILKEFPKKEIVLRILKSEVGQINENDIKLAKSAKARILGFRVKANPIIKNLAEREKIKIITFEVIYELVEGVRNLIEKMTKPTIIRTDLGKMKALIIFLTEKNRQIIGGKVIEGKIKKGTLLEIFRNEEKIGQGKMVNLQKNKKDAEIVPKGEEAGILFEGETKVQENDILLSYEFTSSKD
- a CDS encoding DUF4446 family protein, coding for MFNFFRKKKKEPENLNQILTRFNQLETNFEKISQELEKLKKENLFDIKKVGMVRFNPFQEIGGNQSFSLVFLDGNDNGVVITSLYTREGNRVYGKPIKNGKSEYSLSKEEEKAIEKAKETKSVQ
- a CDS encoding HIT domain-containing protein, with amino-acid sequence MIKNSCLFCKIVKGEIDCAKIWEDNEFLAILDIMPNTKGMTLVLTKKHYDSYAFEMPNNVYQKFMLASKKVAKILEKSFRIKRVAMVMEGMGINHAHIKLYPLHGVAEKFKEMSAKKTIFFDKYEGYISTQLGPKAKLSELKKLAERIKNKR
- the gltX gene encoding glutamate--tRNA ligase; its protein translation is MKPGEVRTRFAPAPTGFLHIGSGRTSLFNYLFAKKHQGVFVLRIEDTDIERSKKEFEEDIINNLKWLGIEWDEGPDIGGDYGPYRQSERLNIYAKYLEKLLEEGKAYYCFCPEQELEAQKQYRLSIGEAPRYSGKCSQLSQKEIKKHLKQGKSSVIRFRVLPKKIKFIDLIRGDIEFDSSFFGDIVISKNLLTPLYNFACVVDDFEMKISHILRGEEHISNTPKQILIQEALDFPQIKYAHFPLILAPDRSKLSKRYGAVSIADYKKTGYLPEALINFMVFLGWNPGDEREIFSLKLLTKEFFLEGVQKGGAVFNIQKLDFLNGFYIRQRSVEKLTELCLPYLIKSGLIEQIENNPGNPEDLKIFKEEKPKYKIKKTGQEISQEKLEKIISLYQKRLKKLSEIIDLTDFFFNDKLEVDESKDSSPPFANARVYDKNLLRWREMADNEIKTALDKLEKILSKIETDDWSKENLEKTLMPEADKFSKEIAKKAGLPAEALAKAGDRGYLLWPLRVALTGKEASAGPFEIAEILGKEKTLKRIIKAKEKL
- a CDS encoding UDP-N-acetylglucosamine--N-acetylmuramyl-(pentapeptide) pyrophosphoryl-undecaprenol N-acetylglucosamine transferase, whose amino-acid sequence is MKILFTGGGTAGHILPIIAIVREIKKVQESRGKTLGKKEIRFFYLGPKDEFGKTLLFQEGIKVKEILAGKIRRYFSLSGFFKNIIDILFKIPIGFFQSFFYIFFLAPDLIFSKGGYGSYPVVLAGRVLSVPIFLHESDSIPGLSNRSLSKFALEIFVSFPVEEMKYFPRQKMISVGNPIRQEILEGKKEEAQKLFNLTMEKPIILILGGSQGAQRINDRILEVLPELLENFEILHQVGKRNYDQIKSEVKLILGEGLKKYYHFFPFLNEEQLKSAFAACDIIVSRAGSGVIFEIAALGKPAFLIPLAESSQGHQIKNAYLYAQTGACSVLEEANFTPRFFLEKLKYLISQQPLELEKMKKAAKEFAKPKAGRMIAEYIIEYLTPLEI